DNA sequence from the Actinacidiphila yeochonensis CN732 genome:
GCCTGCCGCCTTCGACCCCCGACGCCGCGGCGGCGCCCCGCCGGACATCCGGGCGGCCGACAGCAGCAGGGTGCCGCCCGTCCCTCCGCGCGCCGCCCGGACCCGCGACGGGCGCGTAACGGCACCTCGTGGCGGCACCGCGCGGGCGGCGCGGTCGCCGGCGGCGCGACCGGACGTGAGGTACCGGCCCGAGCGGGCGAGCCGAGGGCGCGTGGGCGGGCGTTCACCTCATGAACGCGGTCGGGCCCCTTGACGGCGCCGGGCCGCGCTGGCTTGATGTGAGACGGCACCGAGTGGGAGCGCTCCCACCCCAGGTGCCGTGGCACCCGACCATCCCCCACGTTCCGGTGAAGGGACCACCTCCGTGACACGCCTCTTCCGCCGTACACGCCCCCGCGCGCCCCACCGCGCCTGGCGCACGCGCGCCGCCGCCGTGCTCACCGCCGCCGCGACGGTGCTGCTGCCGCTGACGCTGGCCCAGTCCGCGCACGCCGCGACCAGCACGTGCGACCCCGAGGGCACCATCGCGGCCGGCGCCTACATCGTCCAGGCCAACGAGTGGAACTCCACCCTCCAGCAGTGCGTCTCCTACAGCGGCGGCACCTCCTGGTCGGTGGACACAGCGAACTTCTCCACCTCCACCAGCGGCGCGCCCGCCACCTACCCGTCGATCTACAAGGGCTGCCACTGGGGCGACTGCACCTCCGGCAGCGGTCTGCCGATCAAGATCAGCGACCTGGGCAGCGCGACCTCCTCGTGGAGCACGGTGCAGCCGTCGAGCGGCGCCTACGACGTCGCGTACGACCTGTGGATCAACTCCACGCCGACCACCGTGGGCCAGCCCGACGGCACCGAGATCATGATCTGGCTCAACAGCCGCGGCGGTGTCCAGCCCTTCGGCGGCAAGACCGGCACCTCCACCGCGGCGGGGCACAACTGGGACGTGTGGACCGGGCAGCAGACGTCCTGGAAGATCATCTCGTACGTGCTCCAGGGCGGCGCCACCTCCGTCTCCGGCCTGGACGTGAAGGCGCTCATCAACGACGCCGTCGGGCGCGGCTCCGTCAACCCGGCGCACTACCTCATCGACGCCGAGGCCGGGTTCGAGATCTGGCAGGGCGGGCAGGGCCTGGCCACCACCGGCTTCTCCTTCGACGCGAGCACCGGCGGCGGCACCACCACCCCGCCGGCCGGGGACACCCAGCCGCCGAGCACGCCGACCGGGCTCACCGTCACCGGCACGACGGCGAGCAGCGCCACACTCAGCTGGTCGCCGGCCACCGACGACACCGGGGTGGCCGGGTACGACGTCTACCGGAGCGGCAAGCTGGTGGGCACCGCCACGGGGACGACGTTCACCGACACCGGGCTGAGCGCGTCGACGGCCTACACCTGGACGGTCACCGCCCACGACGCGGCCGGCAACACCTCGGCCGCCTCCGCCGGGGCCACCGCCACCACGGCCTCCGGCGGCGGCACCCCGCCGGCCGGCGCCGGCTGCACCGCCTCCTACACCGTCAGCAGCGACTGGGGCGCCGGCTACACCGCCAACGTCACCGTCACGGCGGGCAGCTCCGCGGTCCACGGGTGGAAGGTCGGCTGGACCTACGGCGGCAGCCAGCACATCACCAGCGCGTGGAACGCGACGGTGACCCAGTCCGGCACCGCCGTCAGCGCGTCGAGCCTGGACTGGAACGGCTCGCTGGGCGCCGGCACGAGCACCTCGTTCGGCTTCCAGGGCACCGGCTCGGGCGGGGGCGTGCCCACCCCGACCTGCACCGCGAGCTGACCGCGGACCACTGACCGCTGAGAGCGCAGGCCCGGCCGACGGGGGCATGGTCCCCCGCCCGCCGGGCTCGCGTGCGTCCGGGCCTGGATCGTGCCGGTGCCGTGCGGGTGCGGTGCCGGTGCGGGTGGGGAGCGGCGGGACGCGCGAAGGGCCGCCGCCCCCGGGACGGGGGACGGCGGCCCGGTGCGGGTACCGCGCTCCCGGCCCGGCTCGACGCCGGTGCCGGGAGGCGGAGCCCGCCGTTCACCTCGTGCGCGCGGCTCCGGTCACGGGTAGCTGGTGACCGTCGACGGGGTGGTCGACGTGCCGGAGGTGCCCGGCCCGGTGTCGTTGATCACGTGGGCGTACTGGCCCATTCCGCCGAGGGAGACCACGAGCAGGTCGTGGAACTTCACCCCCGGTGTGTTGGGCGCCTCGAACCCGTGGTCCTGGACGATCGTCGGGTCCGCGGTGAAGTTGCAGTAGCTGCCCAGCCCCCAGCCCTCGTGGGTGGTGACGTTGGCGTCCACCTTGTAGGCGGCGTAGCCGCGGGTGCTGCCGTTCTGGACGGCCGCCTGGTTCGGCGGATCGTAGGCGATCTCGTTCTGGAAGAAGATCGTTCTGCCGTTCTGGCCGGCCCACTCCACGTCGTACTTCTCGAAGTGCTCCACGAACAGGCCGGTCGCCAGCACGTTGTTGCCGTTGACCTTCAGGCCCTCGTCCGCGGGGTTGCTGGTCCACCCCACGCCGGCGCCGTGGTCGGCCCGCCACAGCCAGGTGTGGTCGATGATCACGTCGTTGCTGTTGATCTCGAAGGCCGTACCCGCCTGGCCCGCGCCCGCGCCGCCGATCCGGGCGAACACGTCCTGGATGGTCGTCGGGTCGGCGGAGTGGCTGGCCGAGGAGCCCGGGGCGCCCACCTGGAGCAGCTGCGGGGACTTGCCGGTGCCCGCGTCGATCAGGAAGCCGGCCAGCTTCACGCCGTCGACGTCAGCCACCTTCACCGCGTCCACGCCGTTGTCCGGCACGACTGTGGCGTAACCCAGGCCCAGCACGACGGTGTTGGCGCGGGTGACGTTGATCGGCTGGTCCACGTGGTAGATGCCCGGGGTGAGGACCAGGTTGAGGCCCTGCGCCAGCGCCGCGTTGATCGTCTCCGCGGAGACGCCCGGCTTCGCCACGTAGAACTGGGTCAGCGGGATCGAGGTGCCCGGCGTGTTCGGCCAGTCCACCCCGCTGGCGTTGGTGCGCGTGTTCGGCACGAACACCTGGTAGTTGCCGCTGCCGTCGATGTACATGTACGGCTTGTCGCGCGACTCGGGGGTGGTGGCGAGGGTGGTGTACACCGGGTTGGGGAAGCCCTGCGCGGGAGCGCCCTGGACCCCGGAGAAGACCATGTTCCACACGCCGTTGGTCCAGCCGCCGACGGAGCTGTCGCGGGTGTACCACTGCTGCTGCGAGTACGGGCCGACCGTGCCGTCGATCTTGCTGTCGGCGATGTACCCGCCCGAGGCCCAGCCGTAGCCGTTGGGCGCCAGGTTGAGGCCGCCCTCGACGTGGACGCGGCGGAACGGCGCGGCCTGCGCCACCGCCCACCGGTCGGTGCCGCTGACCGGCTTGATGGCCATGTTCTCCACCGAACGCCAGAAGTTCTGCGTGGCGTTGCCGTTGAACCAGCCGGCGTCCACGGTCATGTCGCCGTTGATCTGGACGTCGTCCGGGTTCTTGCCCAGACCGGAGACCGAGGTGTAGAAGCCGATCTGGTCGTTGATGTTGTTGTACGTGCCCGGCTTGAAGAAGACCTGGTAGCGGGCGTCGCCGAACTGGTTGCTCTCCTGCTGCGCGAAGATCGAGTCCAACTGCGCCTGGATGTCGGGCGTCGAGGGGTCGAAGACCTTCACGTTCGGGCCGAGGTCGCCGCCGCCCTGGATCGGGCCGGTGGTCCCGGTCCCCCCGGTGCTGCCGCCGGTCGAGCCGCCGCTGTCGTCACCGGCCGTGCCGTAGACCTGGAACTCCCAGAGCGAGTAGCCGTAGCCGGTGGCGCGCGCGGTGCCGTACAGGCGCACGTAGCGGCCGGAGCCGGAGACGTTCAGCGTCTGGTTGCCGCCGGTGCCGGTGGTGGTGGAGTAGACGTCCGTCCAGTTCGAGCCGTCCGAGGAGACCTGGATCTCGAACGCCTTGGCGTAGGCGGTCTCCCAGTTGAGGACGACCTGGCTGATCGTCGAGGTGGCGCCGAGGTCGACCTGGAGCCACTGCGGGTCGGCGGCGGCGCTCGACCAGCGGGTCGCGGTGTTGCCGTCGACCGCGTCGGCGGCCGGGGTGCCGGCGTTCTCGGTGGAGGAGGCGGTCGCCGGGCGGCCCTGCGAGATCAGCGTGGCCTGGGACGGCGGGGTGGTGCCGCCGGCGGTGCCGTAGACCTGGAACTCCCAGAGCGAGTAGCCGTACTGGGTGGCCCGCTGGGTTCCGTA
Encoded proteins:
- a CDS encoding GH12 family glycosyl hydrolase domain-containing protein; translated protein: MTRLFRRTRPRAPHRAWRTRAAAVLTAAATVLLPLTLAQSAHAATSTCDPEGTIAAGAYIVQANEWNSTLQQCVSYSGGTSWSVDTANFSTSTSGAPATYPSIYKGCHWGDCTSGSGLPIKISDLGSATSSWSTVQPSSGAYDVAYDLWINSTPTTVGQPDGTEIMIWLNSRGGVQPFGGKTGTSTAAGHNWDVWTGQQTSWKIISYVLQGGATSVSGLDVKALINDAVGRGSVNPAHYLIDAEAGFEIWQGGQGLATTGFSFDASTGGGTTTPPAGDTQPPSTPTGLTVTGTTASSATLSWSPATDDTGVAGYDVYRSGKLVGTATGTTFTDTGLSASTAYTWTVTAHDAAGNTSAASAGATATTASGGGTPPAGAGCTASYTVSSDWGAGYTANVTVTAGSSAVHGWKVGWTYGGSQHITSAWNATVTQSGTAVSASSLDWNGSLGAGTSTSFGFQGTGSGGGVPTPTCTAS
- a CDS encoding discoidin domain-containing protein is translated as MLPPPTGSASPGSAPPSVLRRQRNIVAAVVTALFASLLLFVPLHAAHAAGTLLSQGRTATASSTENAGTPAADAVDGNTATRWSSAAADPQWLQVDLGATASLSSVTLNWETAYAKAFEIQVSSDGSNWTDVYSTTTGTGGNQTVSVNGSGRYVRMYGTQRATQYGYSLWEFQVYGTAGGTTPPSQATLISQGRPATASSTENAGTPAADAVDGNTATRWSSAAADPQWLQVDLGATSTISQVVLNWETAYAKAFEIQVSSDGSNWTDVYSTTTGTGGNQTLNVSGSGRYVRLYGTARATGYGYSLWEFQVYGTAGDDSGGSTGGSTGGTGTTGPIQGGGDLGPNVKVFDPSTPDIQAQLDSIFAQQESNQFGDARYQVFFKPGTYNNINDQIGFYTSVSGLGKNPDDVQINGDMTVDAGWFNGNATQNFWRSVENMAIKPVSGTDRWAVAQAAPFRRVHVEGGLNLAPNGYGWASGGYIADSKIDGTVGPYSQQQWYTRDSSVGGWTNGVWNMVFSGVQGAPAQGFPNPVYTTLATTPESRDKPYMYIDGSGNYQVFVPNTRTNASGVDWPNTPGTSIPLTQFYVAKPGVSAETINAALAQGLNLVLTPGIYHVDQPINVTRANTVVLGLGYATVVPDNGVDAVKVADVDGVKLAGFLIDAGTGKSPQLLQVGAPGSSASHSADPTTIQDVFARIGGAGAGQAGTAFEINSNDVIIDHTWLWRADHGAGVGWTSNPADEGLKVNGNNVLATGLFVEHFEKYDVEWAGQNGRTIFFQNEIAYDPPNQAAVQNGSTRGYAAYKVDANVTTHEGWGLGSYCNFTADPTIVQDHGFEAPNTPGVKFHDLLVVSLGGMGQYAHVINDTGPGTSGTSTTPSTVTSYP